From a region of the Candidatus Aminicenantes bacterium genome:
- a CDS encoding DUF1893 domain-containing protein, whose amino-acid sequence MPIRKNLISPDQRLDDARERLDREGWSLVVITNNGDCHVSHERGVTPLLDLVEKLAEDLRDAVLADKVVGRAAALLAVGAGFCRVYARVLSMPARKVLHIAGIPVTWERLVTGIRNRTGDGSCPMEALTLDVADPQEALEKLRKVLGRGER is encoded by the coding sequence ATGCCGATCAGGAAAAATTTGATATCACCAGATCAACGCCTGGATGACGCTCGCGAGAGACTCGACCGGGAAGGCTGGTCCCTGGTGGTCATTACCAATAACGGCGATTGCCACGTTTCGCATGAACGCGGCGTCACTCCCTTGCTGGACCTTGTAGAAAAACTGGCAGAAGACCTGCGCGATGCCGTACTTGCGGATAAAGTAGTGGGCCGGGCCGCCGCCTTGCTGGCTGTGGGCGCGGGCTTCTGCCGGGTATATGCCCGGGTACTGAGCATGCCTGCCCGGAAGGTTCTCCATATCGCCGGCATTCCGGTCACCTGGGAGCGCCTTGTAACGGGGATCCGCAATCGTACGGGAGACGGAAGTTGCCCGATGGAGGCGCTTACGCTGGATGTTGCCGATCCGCAGGAAGCGCTTGAAAAACTACGAAAAGTCTTGGGAAGAGGTGAAAGGTAA